One window of the Rosa rugosa chromosome 3, drRosRugo1.1, whole genome shotgun sequence genome contains the following:
- the LOC133739832 gene encoding laccase-14-like isoform X1 has translation MGSVLSFIGILFLDGFLLSMAYNVHHYSFILKETNFTRLCTTKPLLTVNGQFPGPTIHVRKGDTAFVNVHNDGKYGITLHWHGVKQPRNPWSDGPENITQCPIQPGKNFTYEVIFSDEEGTLWWHAHSGWSRATVHGPIVILPHRGKSYPFPKPYAEETIMLASWFNGDVKELIDIAMKTGADPKTSDAFTINGWPGSLYNCSNETIYRLNVEYAKTYLLRVVNAVMNEEMFFGIAGHNFTVVAQDGAYIKPIQTDYIMITPGQTMDLLLTANQTPSHYYMAASPCFDAVNSSFNNSTTTAILQYSGQDYTVPSFIPMPTLPAPDDSMAADDFMMMIMALATPEYPINVPLNITQRIFITVSLNQLPCPANAICQGPDGNRLSASFNNISFTTTTTDILQAYYRTLPNVYADDFPDQPPDYFNFTGDVGNYELFPKVGTKVKMIEYGAAVEIVFQGTNVGNPETHPIHLHGYSLYLVGTNYGNFNDTTSPQSFNLDDPPQLNTFDVPNNGWAVIRFFANNPGVWYMHCHLERHATWGMDTVLIVKNGPTRATSIKPPPPNLPSCS, from the exons ATGGGTTCGGTTCTAAGTTTCATAGGGATCTTATTTCTTGATGGATTCCTACTTTCCATGGCGTATAACGTTCATCACTACAGCTTTATT CTCAAAGAGACCAATTTTACACGATTGTGCACGACGAAGCCCTTGCTGACTGTAAATGGGCAGTTTCCAGGACCAACTATTCATGTTCGCAAAGGAGACACAGCTTTTGTTAATGTTCACAATGATGGCAAATACGGAATCACCCTTCATtg GCATGGAGTAAAGCAACCAAGAAATCCATGGTCAGATGGTCCTGAGAATATTACGCAGTGCCCTATTCAACCTGGAAAGAATTTTACTTATGAAGTTATATTTTCAGATGAAGAAGGAACTTTATGGTGGCATGCGCATAGCGGTTGGTCACGTGCGACGGTCCATGGTCCTATTGTTATTTTACCTCACAGGGGGAAAAGTTATCCGTTTCCCAAACCCTATGCAGAGGAAACAATTATGCTTG CATCATGGTTCAATGGAGATGTTAAGGAACTAATTGATATAGCCATGAAAACCGGAGCTGATCCAAAAACATCTGATGCATTCACCATCAACGGCTGGCCAGGATCTTTATACAATTGCAGCAATG AGACGATATACCGTCTTAATGTTGAATATGCAAAGACCTATCTTCTTCGCGTAGTCAATGCTGTGATGAACGAAGAAATGTTCTTTGGAATTGCCGGTCACAACTTTACGGTGGTAGCTCAAGACGGTGCATACATCAAGCCCATTCAGACCGATTACATTATGATAACTCCAGGCCAAACAATGGACCTCTTACTCACTGCGAACCAGACTCCCAGTCACTATTACATGGCTGCTAGTCCATGTTTCGACGCCGTTAATTCTTCGTTCAACAATTCCACCACTACAGCAATCCTGCAATACAGCGGGCAGGACTACACTGTCCCTTCCTTCATTCCCATGCCTACACTTCCTGCACCTGATGACAGTATGGCCGCAGACGACTTCATGATGATGATAATGGCTTTGGCGACCCCTGAATATCCTATAAATGTGCCCCTTAACATCACTCAAAGGATTTTCATCACAGTTTCTTTGAATCAACTACCATGTCCTGCTAATGCTATATGTCAAGGGCCTGATGGTAATAGATTGTCTGCAAGCTTCAACAACATCAGTTTTACTACCACAACTACTGATATACTCCAAGCATATTacag GACCTTACCTAATGTCTATGCCGATGACTTTCCCGATCAACCACCGGATTATTTTAACTTCACAGGAGATGTGGGAAATTATGAATTATTTCCGAAAGTAGGAACCAAGGTAAAGATGATCGAGTACGGTGCAGCAGTGGAAATTGTTTTCCAAGGAACTAATGTTGGGAACCCAGAAACTCATCCAATCCATCTGCATGGTTATAGCCTCTATCTTGTTGGCACAAACTATGGCAACTTCAACGACACAACTTCCCCCCAATCTTTCAACTTGGATGATCCACCACAACTTAATACTTTCGATGTTCCTAACAATGGATGGGCCGTCATTAGATTCTTTGCTAACAATCCTG GGGTATGGTATATGCACTGTCATTTGGAGCGTCATGCTACTTGGGGTATGGACACCGTACTCATTGTGAAGAATGGACCCACTAGAGCAACAAGTATAAAGCCACCTCCACCTAACTTGCCAAGTTGTTCTTAG
- the LOC133739832 gene encoding laccase-14-like isoform X2 has protein sequence MGSFQDQLFMFAKETQLLLMFTMMANTESPFIDEEGTLWWHAHSGWSRATVHGPIVILPHRGKSYPFPKPYAEETIMLASWFNGDVKELIDIAMKTGADPKTSDAFTINGWPGSLYNCSNETIYRLNVEYAKTYLLRVVNAVMNEEMFFGIAGHNFTVVAQDGAYIKPIQTDYIMITPGQTMDLLLTANQTPSHYYMAASPCFDAVNSSFNNSTTTAILQYSGQDYTVPSFIPMPTLPAPDDSMAADDFMMMIMALATPEYPINVPLNITQRIFITVSLNQLPCPANAICQGPDGNRLSASFNNISFTTTTTDILQAYYRTLPNVYADDFPDQPPDYFNFTGDVGNYELFPKVGTKVKMIEYGAAVEIVFQGTNVGNPETHPIHLHGYSLYLVGTNYGNFNDTTSPQSFNLDDPPQLNTFDVPNNGWAVIRFFANNPGVWYMHCHLERHATWGMDTVLIVKNGPTRATSIKPPPPNLPSCS, from the exons ATGGGCAGTTTCCAGGACCAACTATTCATGTTCGCAAAGGAGACACAGCTTTTGTTAATGTTCACAATGATGGCAAATACGGAATCACCCTTCATtg ATGAAGAAGGAACTTTATGGTGGCATGCGCATAGCGGTTGGTCACGTGCGACGGTCCATGGTCCTATTGTTATTTTACCTCACAGGGGGAAAAGTTATCCGTTTCCCAAACCCTATGCAGAGGAAACAATTATGCTTG CATCATGGTTCAATGGAGATGTTAAGGAACTAATTGATATAGCCATGAAAACCGGAGCTGATCCAAAAACATCTGATGCATTCACCATCAACGGCTGGCCAGGATCTTTATACAATTGCAGCAATG AGACGATATACCGTCTTAATGTTGAATATGCAAAGACCTATCTTCTTCGCGTAGTCAATGCTGTGATGAACGAAGAAATGTTCTTTGGAATTGCCGGTCACAACTTTACGGTGGTAGCTCAAGACGGTGCATACATCAAGCCCATTCAGACCGATTACATTATGATAACTCCAGGCCAAACAATGGACCTCTTACTCACTGCGAACCAGACTCCCAGTCACTATTACATGGCTGCTAGTCCATGTTTCGACGCCGTTAATTCTTCGTTCAACAATTCCACCACTACAGCAATCCTGCAATACAGCGGGCAGGACTACACTGTCCCTTCCTTCATTCCCATGCCTACACTTCCTGCACCTGATGACAGTATGGCCGCAGACGACTTCATGATGATGATAATGGCTTTGGCGACCCCTGAATATCCTATAAATGTGCCCCTTAACATCACTCAAAGGATTTTCATCACAGTTTCTTTGAATCAACTACCATGTCCTGCTAATGCTATATGTCAAGGGCCTGATGGTAATAGATTGTCTGCAAGCTTCAACAACATCAGTTTTACTACCACAACTACTGATATACTCCAAGCATATTacag GACCTTACCTAATGTCTATGCCGATGACTTTCCCGATCAACCACCGGATTATTTTAACTTCACAGGAGATGTGGGAAATTATGAATTATTTCCGAAAGTAGGAACCAAGGTAAAGATGATCGAGTACGGTGCAGCAGTGGAAATTGTTTTCCAAGGAACTAATGTTGGGAACCCAGAAACTCATCCAATCCATCTGCATGGTTATAGCCTCTATCTTGTTGGCACAAACTATGGCAACTTCAACGACACAACTTCCCCCCAATCTTTCAACTTGGATGATCCACCACAACTTAATACTTTCGATGTTCCTAACAATGGATGGGCCGTCATTAGATTCTTTGCTAACAATCCTG GGGTATGGTATATGCACTGTCATTTGGAGCGTCATGCTACTTGGGGTATGGACACCGTACTCATTGTGAAGAATGGACCCACTAGAGCAACAAGTATAAAGCCACCTCCACCTAACTTGCCAAGTTGTTCTTAG